From a single Cyclobacterium marinum DSM 745 genomic region:
- a CDS encoding Gfo/Idh/MocA family protein has protein sequence MKNNRREFIKVAGMAGAGIVVGASRSQAETQKKQLHKQSFNMHGYAAPKLDRVRMGFIGVGSRGSGTLNRFASIANVDIIALCDILPGNIDKALKTIEGFGHHPETYTDGEEAYKALCDRNDIDLIYIATPWKFHAPIAVYAMERDKHVYTELPVGISLEECWQVVETSERTKKHCFMGCGSCHDGMAATVLNMARDGFFGELIHGEGNYVHDRVNGPDRWERDEDNWFGYRPWRLKENVGRNGNLYPQHGLGPAAQMMDLNYGDQMEYLVSISSGDFTMAPKMKELAEKDPYFEPYDGLKFRGNMNTTLIRTFKGRTIMLQHDISSPRPGSRFQLISGSKGIYEARPPRIAISEDYMEESEFKALVEKYTPKMTKTFQEKVSQAGGIKGSRSYERVTASDWRLIDCLRNGLPLEMDVYDAALWTAVTPLSEQSVAQQGKTMKVPDFTSGAWKTNKRGMDIDLKEGGTTNLI, from the coding sequence ATGAAAAATAACCGCAGAGAATTCATCAAAGTTGCCGGTATGGCTGGTGCTGGCATTGTTGTAGGCGCCAGCAGGTCTCAAGCTGAAACCCAAAAGAAGCAGTTACACAAGCAGTCTTTTAATATGCATGGTTATGCTGCACCAAAATTGGACAGGGTACGGATGGGTTTTATTGGAGTGGGAAGCCGGGGTTCAGGAACATTAAACCGTTTTGCAAGTATAGCAAACGTGGATATAATCGCTTTATGTGATATTCTACCTGGAAACATTGATAAAGCACTTAAAACGATAGAAGGTTTTGGGCATCATCCAGAAACCTATACAGATGGAGAAGAAGCTTACAAAGCCCTTTGTGACCGTAATGACATAGACTTGATTTACATTGCAACTCCATGGAAGTTTCATGCTCCCATAGCAGTCTATGCCATGGAAAGAGACAAGCATGTTTATACTGAATTGCCTGTAGGTATTTCGCTTGAGGAATGCTGGCAGGTGGTAGAAACTTCAGAAAGGACAAAAAAGCATTGCTTTATGGGATGTGGCTCATGTCACGACGGCATGGCAGCTACCGTTTTAAACATGGCAAGAGATGGCTTTTTTGGCGAATTGATTCATGGAGAGGGTAATTATGTTCATGACAGGGTAAATGGCCCAGACAGGTGGGAAAGAGATGAAGACAATTGGTTCGGCTACCGACCTTGGCGCTTAAAAGAAAATGTAGGCAGGAATGGCAATCTTTACCCGCAACATGGTCTGGGACCAGCTGCTCAGATGATGGATCTCAATTACGGAGATCAAATGGAATATTTGGTTTCCATTTCCAGTGGTGATTTTACCATGGCTCCTAAAATGAAAGAGCTGGCTGAAAAAGACCCTTATTTCGAACCTTATGATGGGCTTAAATTCCGTGGGAACATGAATACTACCCTGATACGTACTTTTAAAGGGAGAACCATCATGTTGCAACACGACATAAGCTCGCCTAGACCTGGTTCCAGATTCCAACTGATCAGTGGCTCCAAAGGCATCTATGAAGCCCGCCCACCTAGAATTGCGATTAGTGAGGATTATATGGAAGAAAGTGAATTCAAAGCACTTGTAGAGAAATACACACCAAAGATGACGAAAACCTTCCAGGAGAAAGTTTCACAAGCTGGAGGAATCAAGGGAAGCAGATCTTACGAAAGAGTAACGGCCAGTGATTGGCGATTGATTGATTGTCTTAGAAATGGATTGCCTTTGGAAATGGATGTGTATGATGCAGCATTGTGGACAGCAGTAACTCCTTTGAGTGAACAATCAGTGGCCCAACAAGGAAAGACGATGAAGGTTCCTGACTTTACCTCAGGTGCTTGGAAAACAAATAAAAGAGGAATGGACATTGATTTAAAAGAAGGTGGTACAACCAATTTAATCTAA
- a CDS encoding GH39 family glycosyl hydrolase, which translates to MRYLKIFVISLIFSWLSCEEGLTQDSYSFEILGKLKTYSASEIESSRWSIGGETLDRDYADYHAYKEYLGPSGAKRIRLQGGWAKSEQVKGVYDFEWLDKIIDDALSQDVQPWLQVSYGNPIYPGGGEAALAGGIPTSEEALEAWDQWVEAMVNRYKEKVKEWEIWNEPDISKKMTAEEFAAFHVRTGDIIKSIQPDAKIIALGLAGLSRTEYVKSILDILKSKNKLDQFDVLSFHGYNSVPERSYSAVAKLRKIVNSFNPEIELWQGENGAPSTPKGQSVGAMTKYDWSETSQAKWVLRRMLGDMGHGVDVTSIFQISDMQYAKGDHFAGLNSKGLLKVAPDGSIERPKLSYKAFQNTVSVFSGEISKIEEAEVEKEIKDLMVFSYTKKGVKGAAITLWIGGVKPEDSMDTQFVSFTITHTKIIKPVFLNLMDGTVYALDEDNYIRNGKVLSLQNIPIGDWPVVILDEDWLELVNN; encoded by the coding sequence ATGAGATACCTTAAAATATTTGTTATTAGCCTTATTTTTTCCTGGTTAAGTTGCGAAGAAGGATTGACTCAAGATAGTTATTCTTTTGAAATTCTGGGAAAGTTAAAAACCTATTCTGCCAGTGAAATAGAATCTTCCAGGTGGTCTATAGGAGGTGAAACCCTGGATCGGGATTATGCAGATTACCATGCGTATAAAGAATACCTTGGTCCTTCGGGAGCTAAGCGTATCCGTCTGCAAGGCGGATGGGCAAAATCTGAACAGGTGAAAGGGGTTTATGATTTTGAATGGTTGGATAAGATAATTGATGATGCATTGTCACAAGATGTTCAACCCTGGCTGCAGGTTTCCTATGGTAATCCCATTTATCCAGGTGGTGGAGAGGCGGCTTTAGCTGGGGGCATTCCTACCTCAGAAGAGGCATTGGAAGCTTGGGATCAGTGGGTAGAAGCCATGGTAAATCGGTATAAAGAGAAGGTCAAGGAATGGGAAATTTGGAATGAGCCGGATATAAGTAAAAAGATGACCGCTGAGGAGTTTGCAGCTTTTCATGTTCGTACTGGAGATATCATAAAAAGCATCCAACCAGATGCCAAAATTATTGCCCTAGGCCTTGCAGGGTTGAGTAGGACCGAATATGTAAAGTCAATTCTGGATATTTTAAAGTCCAAAAACAAATTGGATCAATTTGATGTGCTTTCTTTCCATGGTTACAATTCGGTGCCGGAGAGATCCTATTCGGCAGTGGCTAAATTAAGAAAAATTGTCAACTCCTTTAATCCAGAAATTGAACTTTGGCAAGGGGAAAACGGTGCGCCAAGTACTCCCAAAGGCCAATCTGTTGGGGCGATGACCAAATATGACTGGTCTGAAACTTCTCAAGCCAAATGGGTCCTGAGAAGGATGCTTGGTGACATGGGCCACGGTGTAGATGTTACCAGTATATTTCAGATTTCAGACATGCAGTATGCCAAGGGAGACCATTTTGCAGGACTCAATTCTAAAGGCCTCCTGAAAGTGGCCCCGGATGGAAGTATAGAAAGACCCAAATTATCCTATAAAGCCTTCCAAAATACGGTGAGTGTTTTTTCAGGAGAAATTAGTAAAATCGAAGAAGCTGAAGTTGAAAAAGAAATTAAGGATTTGATGGTTTTTTCTTACACTAAGAAAGGTGTAAAGGGGGCAGCCATCACCTTATGGATAGGGGGAGTGAAACCTGAAGATAGTATGGATACACAATTTGTGAGCTTTACCATAACACATACCAAAATAATAAAACCGGTTTTCCTCAACCTTATGGATGGAACCGTTTATGCCCTCGATGAAGACAATTACATTAGAAATGGTAAAGTATTATCCTTACAAAATATACCCATTGGTGATTGGCCTGTGGTAATTTTAGATGAAGATTGGCTGGAATTAGTTAATAATTAG
- a CDS encoding FAD-dependent oxidoreductase codes for MKRRNFIRISALGTLITGSGLSASCMGKIADSNLEDITDIAVVGGTPAGIMAAIAAARMGSKVILTEYHSHLGGMTTSGLGKSDIENKEAIAGLFKEFTEKVLQYYIDKYGENSNNIKLCKEGYYYEPSVAELVFNQMIAAEKNIKLLFNYQLEEAELESGKITKLGFKDRKTGENKFLKAEAFVDATYEGDVFALAGAAYRLGREGKEEFNEAHAGHIFFDFNEKAFLEGGSGKEDSRLPAYTYRLCMTDDPENSYVLTDPPHGYDRSNYVAYFKDLEEGRLSAPKVFKEGHGYYADHFDTMVRVFSFTEIPNRKYDVNINPRPLGFPFVGENYVYPESDWASRERIFQRHRELTLGLIYFVQNDPEIPEEQRNLAKKYHLPKDEFTDNEHFPWQLYIREARRLKGKYTLTENDVTLNGDAQRTTVFEDTIITGEFPIDSFPVSKVPSKDNKVLEGYIGMYEISPYQIPYRILVPEKVLGLIVPVAASTTHVAYSTVRMEPLWMGIGQVAGIAAHLSRKLQVEIKDVPVLQLQDILIKNHQILTYFKDIDRADKAFDAVQFWGTKGFFNSYLARTKEKLSYQDYNLWLSILRNMPNMPKDLSAGKPSKSVETVSISTIKKLTQALNKSGDLNLNADSWLYNKREKESEVLRGEACLAMYQLYQNTSLT; via the coding sequence ATGAAAAGAAGAAACTTTATAAGAATAAGTGCATTAGGTACCCTAATTACAGGAAGTGGGTTGTCTGCTTCTTGTATGGGTAAGATAGCAGACTCTAATCTAGAGGATATAACTGATATTGCAGTGGTGGGTGGTACTCCTGCAGGAATAATGGCTGCAATTGCTGCGGCAAGAATGGGCTCTAAAGTAATCCTTACCGAATACCATTCACACTTAGGTGGCATGACCACAAGTGGATTAGGCAAAAGTGATATAGAAAATAAAGAAGCCATAGCTGGACTTTTTAAGGAATTTACAGAAAAAGTTCTGCAATACTATATTGATAAATATGGAGAAAATTCCAATAACATCAAGCTTTGCAAGGAAGGCTATTATTATGAACCGTCAGTTGCCGAACTTGTATTCAACCAAATGATAGCTGCGGAGAAGAATATAAAGCTCTTGTTCAATTATCAATTGGAAGAGGCTGAATTAGAATCCGGGAAAATCACCAAGCTTGGATTTAAAGATAGAAAAACCGGTGAGAACAAATTCCTTAAAGCTGAAGCATTTGTAGATGCCACTTACGAAGGGGATGTTTTTGCACTTGCAGGGGCAGCTTATCGCTTGGGAAGGGAAGGAAAAGAGGAATTTAATGAAGCACATGCCGGCCATATATTCTTTGATTTCAATGAAAAAGCATTTTTAGAAGGAGGTAGTGGTAAAGAAGATAGCAGGTTGCCTGCCTATACTTATCGGCTTTGCATGACAGATGACCCGGAAAACAGCTATGTACTTACTGATCCTCCTCATGGCTATGACAGAAGCAATTATGTAGCTTATTTCAAGGATTTAGAGGAAGGGAGACTAAGTGCTCCCAAGGTATTCAAAGAAGGACATGGATATTATGCAGACCACTTTGATACAATGGTCCGGGTCTTTTCTTTCACCGAAATACCAAATCGAAAGTATGATGTCAACATCAATCCAAGACCATTGGGATTCCCATTTGTGGGAGAAAATTACGTTTATCCTGAATCCGACTGGGCTTCTCGAGAAAGAATATTCCAGAGGCATAGAGAACTGACCCTAGGCTTGATTTACTTTGTTCAGAATGATCCGGAAATTCCGGAAGAACAAAGAAATCTTGCCAAAAAATACCACCTACCCAAGGATGAATTTACGGACAATGAACACTTCCCTTGGCAATTGTATATCCGTGAGGCCAGGCGACTAAAAGGAAAATATACCCTCACAGAAAATGATGTCACCCTAAATGGGGATGCTCAAAGAACAACAGTTTTTGAAGACACCATTATTACAGGTGAATTTCCAATAGATAGCTTTCCTGTTTCCAAGGTTCCATCAAAGGACAATAAAGTATTGGAAGGCTATATTGGGATGTATGAAATATCTCCTTACCAGATTCCCTACAGGATTCTGGTTCCTGAAAAAGTCCTGGGATTGATTGTTCCGGTGGCGGCATCCACTACCCATGTAGCATATTCTACCGTAAGAATGGAACCTTTATGGATGGGAATTGGTCAGGTAGCAGGTATCGCTGCCCACCTATCCAGAAAATTGCAGGTAGAAATTAAGGATGTACCTGTGCTACAACTCCAGGACATTTTAATTAAGAACCATCAAATCCTAACTTACTTTAAGGACATAGACAGGGCTGATAAAGCTTTTGACGCGGTACAGTTTTGGGGTACCAAAGGATTTTTTAATTCCTATTTGGCCAGAACAAAGGAAAAACTATCCTACCAAGACTATAACCTATGGCTAAGTATTCTACGAAACATGCCCAATATGCCAAAAGATCTTTCTGCCGGCAAACCGAGCAAGTCTGTTGAAACCGTATCAATTTCTACCATTAAGAAACTTACTCAAGCACTCAATAAATCAGGGGACTTAAACCTAAACGCAGACTCTTGGTTGTATAACAAAAGGGAAAAGGAATCCGAAGTACTTCGAGGGGAAGCCTGCCTGGCCATGTATCAATTGTATCAGAATACTAGTTTGACTTAG
- a CDS encoding Gfo/Idh/MocA family protein — protein sequence MTKRREFIKKTALGSAGVTIGAMAFSAKSYGSIIGSNDRIHLAQIGIRNQGTVHIDNYCNIKDSHNVTLNVLCDTDENLFDAKAKIVSEKTGVKPKLEWDLRKVLDNEEIDAVSIATPNHWHALASIWAMQAGKHVYVEKPASHNIWEGRKMIQAAQKTGLTVQVGLTNRSYNNVREAIQFLHEGGIGKVYMARALTFKLRNSYGTAENSRPPEGFHYDQWLGPALYRPYNDKRSHYNWHWYWDTGNGDSGNTGTHQLDIARWGLQKNEHPETIYSMGGIYGFNLDDCLPENCTPGTRVYGDVNTYGHDKSAQETPNIQTGLFKYVDGTMLEYEARGRYTNHEGSGGQEVGNLFYGEDGWLEISGNSWRAFHHRETQPFASSKANGEQTATLYSNFIETIRSGDHKMLQCDMHEGFYSTALPLLANISYRVKRELKFMGDYERFANDSEADTMLSRIYREPYVVPDKV from the coding sequence ATGACAAAACGAAGAGAGTTTATAAAGAAAACAGCCTTAGGTTCAGCCGGGGTTACTATAGGAGCAATGGCCTTTAGCGCAAAAAGTTATGGATCCATTATAGGTTCAAATGATCGGATTCACTTAGCCCAAATCGGTATAAGAAATCAAGGAACTGTTCATATAGACAATTACTGCAATATTAAAGATAGCCATAATGTAACGCTAAATGTACTTTGTGATACCGATGAAAACTTATTTGATGCCAAAGCAAAAATTGTGAGTGAAAAGACAGGGGTGAAGCCCAAATTGGAATGGGATCTGCGTAAAGTGTTAGATAATGAGGAAATAGATGCTGTTTCTATTGCTACACCTAATCACTGGCATGCTTTGGCTTCCATCTGGGCGATGCAGGCAGGCAAGCATGTGTATGTAGAAAAACCGGCTTCTCATAATATCTGGGAGGGAAGGAAGATGATTCAGGCCGCTCAGAAAACCGGCTTAACAGTGCAGGTAGGACTAACAAACCGGTCTTACAATAACGTAAGGGAAGCCATACAGTTTTTGCATGAGGGTGGAATTGGTAAAGTTTATATGGCCAGGGCACTTACTTTTAAATTACGAAATTCATACGGTACTGCTGAAAATAGCAGGCCGCCTGAAGGTTTTCATTATGACCAGTGGCTGGGTCCTGCACTTTACCGCCCATACAATGATAAAAGAAGTCATTACAATTGGCATTGGTATTGGGATACGGGAAATGGTGACTCAGGAAATACTGGAACACATCAATTAGATATTGCCCGATGGGGACTTCAGAAAAACGAACATCCTGAAACCATTTATTCCATGGGAGGTATCTATGGTTTTAACTTAGATGATTGTCTACCTGAAAATTGTACTCCGGGTACCAGAGTTTATGGGGATGTAAACACTTATGGGCATGATAAATCAGCTCAAGAAACGCCCAATATTCAAACTGGGCTATTTAAATATGTTGACGGAACCATGTTAGAATATGAAGCTCGTGGTAGATATACCAACCATGAAGGAAGTGGGGGCCAAGAAGTCGGCAACTTGTTTTATGGTGAGGATGGGTGGTTAGAAATCAGCGGTAACTCCTGGAGGGCCTTCCATCATCGGGAAACACAACCATTTGCTAGTTCTAAAGCGAATGGAGAACAAACTGCCACACTTTATTCCAATTTTATTGAGACCATTCGTTCCGGTGACCATAAAATGCTACAATGTGACATGCATGAAGGATTTTACTCTACAGCCTTGCCATTGTTGGCCAATATTTCTTACCGGGTAAAACGTGAACTAAAGTTTATGGGAGATTATGAGCGATTTGCCAATGACTCGGAAGCTGATACCATGCTTTCTAGGATATATAGGGAACCTTATGTGGTCCCAGATAAAGTTTAA
- a CDS encoding exo-alpha-sialidase has product MNTITKSSALGLLFTALLFSQLISCTQNKEQTSIEDYPDPAINPDCNLMLTGDWFGHPHDIDFDNLPKIPSQHAVVSDVTYGNEHNSFDEAKGSGGVNQHSYLTFYDNKYWLMWSDGPGVEDRVGQVVKYATSPDGLNWTEPDFLTHYPEGSGPESTHYNTRTEKGMRWISRGFWIRDGELLALASLDEAAGFFGPSLELRAFNWNKTSNSWEEKGLVYKNAINNFPPKLLPSGDWLMSRRAYDYKESGIEFLLGGTKNFDQWESYPVMGSTADMDPEEPYWWVLPDGKNLMALFRDNRKSGYLYRAFSIDNGRTWSNPVRTNFPDARSKFNGLRLSDGRYVLVSNPHPKRRDPLALSISEDGMVFTKMGYLTGGRHIDYPHVIEHKGHLLVAFAGSAKQKIEVLKIKISDLDKLEMPTLK; this is encoded by the coding sequence ATGAACACCATCACAAAATCATCAGCCCTAGGACTACTATTTACCGCACTATTGTTTTCACAACTTATCAGTTGCACGCAAAATAAAGAACAAACCTCAATCGAAGATTATCCGGATCCGGCAATTAATCCCGACTGCAATTTAATGTTAACCGGCGATTGGTTTGGACATCCGCATGACATTGATTTTGATAATCTTCCAAAAATCCCCTCCCAACATGCTGTAGTTAGTGATGTAACTTACGGAAATGAGCATAATAGTTTTGATGAGGCGAAAGGCAGTGGAGGGGTTAATCAGCATTCTTATCTTACATTTTACGATAACAAATACTGGCTAATGTGGAGTGATGGACCGGGGGTTGAGGACCGAGTTGGTCAGGTAGTAAAATACGCTACCAGTCCTGATGGGCTTAACTGGACCGAACCAGATTTCCTTACGCATTACCCTGAAGGTTCCGGTCCCGAATCAACCCATTACAATACCCGGACCGAAAAAGGAATGCGTTGGATATCACGTGGCTTCTGGATAAGGGACGGAGAACTTCTCGCATTAGCTTCCCTAGACGAAGCGGCTGGTTTTTTTGGTCCAAGTTTGGAATTAAGGGCTTTTAATTGGAACAAAACTTCCAATTCTTGGGAAGAAAAGGGACTTGTTTATAAAAATGCAATTAATAATTTTCCGCCAAAACTGCTCCCATCCGGAGATTGGCTGATGTCTAGAAGAGCATATGATTATAAGGAAAGTGGCATTGAATTTCTGCTCGGCGGGACAAAAAACTTTGACCAATGGGAATCTTATCCGGTAATGGGCTCCACCGCAGATATGGACCCTGAAGAACCTTATTGGTGGGTTTTGCCTGACGGAAAAAACCTGATGGCACTTTTTAGAGACAATAGAAAAAGCGGCTACCTCTACAGGGCATTTTCTATAGACAATGGAAGGACTTGGAGCAATCCAGTTCGAACTAACTTCCCTGATGCCCGATCAAAATTTAATGGTTTAAGGTTAAGTGATGGCAGGTATGTATTGGTATCCAACCCACACCCCAAAAGAAGAGATCCACTTGCCTTGTCCATAAGTGAGGATGGAATGGTATTTACAAAAATGGGTTACCTCACCGGTGGGCGTCATATTGATTACCCCCATGTAATTGAGCATAAAGGACACTTGCTTGTTGCATTTGCGGGATCGGCTAAGCAAAAAATCGAAGTATTAAAGATCAAAATATCAGATTTGGACAAACTGGAGATGCCTACTTTAAAATAA
- a CDS encoding zinc-binding metallopeptidase family protein has translation MKLFKCGHCRQLTFFENTHCSHCQSSLGFDPIGMDLLALQESNGHFITKDEDKVAFRFCENNKLDACNWLVPYASKDRFCRACSLNRVIPDLVNPAYKKRWIKIEQAKHRLVYALLRWNLPFFPWEESSGKGLGFEFKASQQQENVLTGHASGIITMNIAEADDVERAMARKQMDEVYRTVLGHFRHEIGHYYWEVLIAESDWLERFRSLFGDERRSYPEALESHYRNGPPENWQENFISSYASAHPWEDWAESWAHYLHIVDTLETAYAFGLAINPKLTGIPDIVSTQFTVDAYGYVDFSQLLNQWTSLTLALNSLNRSMGLPDTYPFVISTPVSKKLAFIHELINRNMKQE, from the coding sequence ATGAAACTTTTCAAATGTGGCCATTGCCGGCAGCTGACTTTTTTTGAAAATACCCATTGTAGCCATTGTCAGTCCTCATTGGGTTTTGACCCTATTGGTATGGACCTGCTGGCTCTCCAAGAATCCAATGGCCATTTTATAACAAAAGATGAAGACAAAGTTGCCTTTCGCTTTTGCGAAAACAATAAGCTAGACGCTTGCAACTGGTTGGTTCCGTATGCCTCAAAAGATCGTTTTTGCAGGGCTTGTTCGCTAAATAGGGTTATACCGGATTTGGTTAATCCTGCTTATAAGAAAAGGTGGATAAAAATCGAACAAGCCAAACACAGGCTGGTATATGCTTTATTGCGTTGGAATCTCCCCTTTTTTCCGTGGGAAGAATCTTCAGGGAAAGGACTTGGCTTTGAGTTTAAAGCCAGCCAACAGCAAGAAAATGTGTTGACAGGTCATGCTTCCGGTATTATTACCATGAACATAGCAGAGGCTGATGATGTAGAGCGCGCCATGGCTAGAAAACAAATGGACGAAGTCTACAGGACCGTTTTGGGACATTTCAGACATGAAATCGGTCATTATTATTGGGAGGTATTGATCGCGGAATCGGATTGGTTGGAAAGATTCCGTTCTCTTTTTGGGGACGAAAGGAGATCTTATCCGGAGGCCTTGGAATCTCACTACCGCAATGGCCCTCCTGAAAATTGGCAGGAGAATTTTATTTCTTCTTATGCCAGTGCACACCCATGGGAAGATTGGGCAGAATCATGGGCGCATTACCTGCATATAGTGGATACTTTAGAGACGGCTTATGCATTTGGATTGGCTATTAACCCCAAATTAACAGGGATTCCTGATATTGTTTCCACCCAATTTACCGTGGATGCCTATGGTTATGTTGATTTTTCACAACTCCTCAATCAATGGACTTCTTTGACTTTGGCTTTGAATAGCCTTAATAGAAGTATGGGACTTCCGGATACCTATCCTTTTGTCATTTCAACCCCAGTTAGCAAAAAACTGGCATTTATTCATGAACTTATCAATAGAAATATGAAACAAGAATAA